One genomic window of Anser cygnoides isolate HZ-2024a breed goose chromosome 11, Taihu_goose_T2T_genome, whole genome shotgun sequence includes the following:
- the RGMA gene encoding repulsive guidance molecule A produces the protein MRPLRERIVVKARAGWMGMGRGAGSTALGLFQILPVFLCIFPSVTSPCKILKCNSEFWAATSGSHHLGAEEAPEFCTALRAYAHCTRRTARTCRGDLAYHSAVHGIDDLMVQHNCSKDGPTSQPRLRTLPPGDSQERSDSPEICHYEKSFHKHSAAPNYTHCGLFGDPHLRTFTDTFQTCKVQGAWPLIDNNYLNVQVTNTPVLPGSSATATSKLTIIFKSFQECVDQKVYQAEMDELPAAFADGSKNGGDKHGANSLKITEKVSGQHIEIQAKYIGTTIVVRQVGRYLTFAVRMPEEVVNAVEDRDSQGLYLCLRGCPLNQQIDFQTFRSAQAAEGRTRRKGPSLQAPPEAFTYESATAKCREKLPVEDLYFQSCVFDLLTTGDVNFMLAAYYAFEDVKMLHSNKDKLHLYERTRDLAPGNAAPSGLPRAPPALWVALLCLSQCWLGLL, from the exons ATGCGGCCGCTaag GGAGAGGATAGTGGTTAAAGCTCGAGCTGGATGGATGGGTatggggagaggggcaggatccACAGCCCTGGGACTTTTCCAAATCCTCCCTGTCTTTCTCTGCATCTTCCCTTCAG TGACGTCTCCATGCAAGATCCTCAAGTGCAACTCTGAGTTCTGGGCGGCCACGTCGGGCTCCCACCACCTGGGCGCAGAGGAGGCCCCCGAGTTCTGCACGGCGCTGCGCGCCTACGCGCACTGCACCCGCCGCACCGCCCGCACCTGCAGGGGCGACCTGGCCTACCACTCGGCCGTGCATGGCATAGACGATCTCATGGTGCAACACAACTGCTCCAAGGATGGCCCCACGTCCCAACCCCGCCTCCGGACATTGCCCCCCGGGGACAGCCAGGAGCGCTCCGACAGCCCCGAAATCTGCCACTACGAGAAGAGCTTTCACAAACACTCAGCCGCCCCCAACTATACTCACTGCGGGCTCTTCGGGGACCCCCACCTCAGGACTTTCACAGACACCTTCCAGACCTGCAAGGTGCAAGGGGCCTGGCCGCTCATAGACAATAACTACCTGAACGTCCAGGTCACCAACACGCCGGTGCTGCCTGGCTCCTCGGCCACCGCCACCAGCAAG CTCACCATCATTTTCAAGAGCTTCCAGGAGTGCGTGGACCAGAAAGTGTACCAGGCGGAGATGGACGAGCTCCCCGCTGCCTTTGCTGACGGCTCCAAGAACGGTGGGGACAAGCACGGAGCCAACAGCCTGAAGATCACCGAGAAGGTGTCGGGGCAGCACATCGAGATCCAGGCAAAGTACATCGGCACCACCATCGTGGTGAGGCAGGTGGGCCGCTACCTCACCTTCGCCGTGCGCATGCCAGAGGAGGTGGTCAACGCCGTGGAGGACCGGGACAGTCAGGGCCTCTACTTGTGCCTCCGCGGTTGTCCGCTCAACCAACAGATTGACTTCCAGACCTTCCGCTCGGCTCAGGCCGCTGAGGGCCGCACTCGCAGGAAGGGGCCCAGCCTGCAGGCCCCCCCCGAGGCTTTCACGTACGAATCGGCCACAGCCAAGTGCAGGGAAAAGCTGCCCGTAGAGGACCTCTACTTCCAGTCCTGCGTCTTCGACCTCCTGACCACGGGGGACGTCAACTTCATGCTGGCTGCTTATTACGCCTTTGAGGACGTGAAGATGCTTCACTCCAACAAAGACAAATTGCACCTCTATGAAAGGACACGGGACCTCGCCCCGGGCAACGCGGCTCCCTCGGGGCTCCCCCgggcccctcctgccctctggGTTGCACTGCTGTGTTTGAGTCAGTGTTGGCTGGGTTTGTTGTAG